The Euphorbia lathyris chromosome 3, ddEupLath1.1, whole genome shotgun sequence genome contains a region encoding:
- the LOC136224621 gene encoding uncharacterized protein: MTMSSRGRTHIDRASSEDSVGSQHASFAPPNASGGSRSSNLPGAGMTTMVGQAQAQVQAQAPVQTGPLIDLNYERLRKMGAENFEGTTDPTKAEEWLKDTKRVLARLKCTLEQRLDYIVSLLKKHAITWWESIERVVIAPRVLTYEDFKKEFADKYMPRVYRDEKKVEFYNLKQGNMTIAEYELRFAELSKYALDAVATEEDKCYRFKQGLRLEIQKFLAVKITNFKILLEIATRVECTHQEERRVEGAKRRYSESRGEQNTSFKRGGSYEHSIGRSGFQHGASSFRSGGRSGFRRSSGYGRGTSEHSSYSAPSVGTGRAFSAGAGGSFERRYAPPPTCITCGRNHLGPCWRAGRIVCYGCGEPGHIQHDCPTIKGTSGSTHSVTVGQSSMGDSGASAGRGRGRGRGGHCGGPSVSGVQATQAQYQTKVYAMTGDEALASPEVITGVLSKKCNNLKE, translated from the exons AT GACCATGTCATCCAGAGGTAGAACACATATTGACCGAGCGTCTAGTGAGGATTCTGTTGGGTCCCAACATGCATCATTTGCACCTCCAAATGCTAGTGGCGGATCTAGGTCTTCAAACCTACCAGGAGCTGGTATGACTACAATGGTGGGTCAAGCTCAAGCTCAGGTTCAGGCTCAAGCTCCGGTTCAGACGGGTCCTTTAATTGACCTTAACTACGAGAGATTAAGGAAGATGGGGGCAGAAAACTTTGAGGGTACCACTGACCCTACCAAAGCCGAGGAATGGCTAAAGGACACTAAACGAGTGCTAGCCAGATTGAAGTGCACTCTTGAGCAACGATTGGACTACATTGTCTCTTTACTGAAGAAGCATGCTattacttggtgggagtctATCGAGAGAGTTGTTATTGCTCCTAGGGTGCTGACATACGAAGATTTCAAGAAGGAGTTTGCTGATAAGTATATGCCTCGAGTGTACCGAGATGAGAAGAAAGTGGAATTTTATAATCTGAAGCAGGGTAATATGACAATAGCTGAATATGAGCTTCGATTTGCTGAACTTTCCAAGTATGCTCTAGATGCAGTGGCAACTGAGGAGGATAAGTGTTACCGTTTTAAGCAGGGTCTTAGATTGGAGATTCAAAAGTTTCTAGCAGTGAAGATTACTAATTTTAAAATCTTACTAGAAATAGCCACCAGAGTGGAGTGCACTCATCAGGAGGAGAGGCGTGTAGAGGGTGCTAAGAGGAGATATTCAGAGTCTCGGGGAGAACAAAATACTTCTTTTAAAAGAGGGGGGTCTTATGAGCACTCGATCGGTAGATCAGGGTTTCAACATGGAGCTTCTAGCTTTAGAAGTGGAGGCAGGTCTGGATTTAGGAGATCTTCTGGGTATGGCCGAGGTACTAGTGAGCATAGTTCTTATAGTGCTCCATCTGTGGGTACAGGTCGAGCATTCAGTGCTGGAGCTGGAGGTTCATTTGAGAGGAGGTATGCACCACCACCGACTTGTATCACTTGTGGCAGGAATCATTTGGGACCATGTTGGAGAGCTGGGAGGATTGTTTGCTATGGTTGTGGTGAGCCCGGTCACATTCAACATGACTGTCCTACAATCAAAGGTACCAGTGGTAGCACTCATTCTGTTACAGTGGGACAAAGTAGTATGGGCGATAGTGGTGCTAGTGCTGGCAGGGGTCGTGGTAGAGGCCGAGGAGGCCATTGTGGAGGTCCTAGTGTGAGCGGAGTTCAAGCAACTCAGGCACAATATCAAACAAAAGTGTATGCAATGACCGGAGATGAGGCACTTGCTTCTCCTGAAGTCATCACCG GTGTGCTTTCCAAGAAATGCAACAACCTTAAGGAATAA